The following DNA comes from Kaistia sp. 32K.
CGCGCTTTCTTCCGTCATGGCCTATGACGCACAGATCGCGGCGGCCGGCATCACCACCGTGTTCGATTCGCTCCGTGCCGGCTCCGACGCCGACTCCGCCTCGATCGGCACCGATCTGGCGCAGCTTGCCGCCGCGATTGCGGAAGCGCGCGCGACCGGCCATCTCCGCGTCGATCACCGCACGCATCTGCGCTGCGAGATCGCCTGCGAGGACGTTTTGGAGCATGTCGAGGCCTATGCCGCGCAATACCCCGTCCACATGATGTCGCTGATGGACCACACGCCCGGCCAGCGCCAGTTCAAGGATCTCGAGACCTGGCGGCGCTACTACATGCGCAAGAAGCCGATGTCGGACGAGGAAGTGAACCGCTTCGTCGGCAACCGGCTGGCGCTGCACGCCAACAATGCCGGGCCGAACCGGCTGCGTCTCGTCGAGATCGCGGCCGAGACCGGCGCGGTGCTGGCGAGCCACGACGACGCGACGATCGCGCATGCCGAGGAAGCCGTCGAGAACGGCGTCGGCCTCGCCGAGTTCCCGACCACGATCGAGGCGGCGGAAGCGCTGCACCAGGCCGGCATCAGCGTCATGATGGGCGGACCGAATGTCGTGCGTGGCGGCTCGCATTCCGGAAATGTCGCAGCCGAAGAGCTCGCGCGCGCCGGCGTTCTGGATATTCTGTCGTCGGATTACGTGCCTGCGAGTCTCCTGATGTCCGCCTTCGAACTGCCGCGCCGGATTCCCGGCATCGACCTTGCCACCGCCATTCGCACCGTGACGCTGACGCCGGCGCGCACCACCGGCCTGACCGATCGCGGCGCCATCGAGACCGGCCTGCGCGCCGATCTCGTCCGCGTCCATGTCAGCGGCGGCGAAAGCCCGACGCCGATCGTGCGCCAGGTCTGGCGCGAAGGGCAGCGGGTCTCGTGAGGCGGTGATGGGCAAGGGCGTTCTCGTCGCGGTGGTCGGCCCGAGCGGGGTCGGCAAGGACACGCTGATCGGCCACGCCAGGGCGGCGCTGGCGGAGGAAGACGGCTTCGTCTTCGTCCGCCGGCTCGTCACGCGCGGCGAGAATGCGTTCGAGGATCACGACACGCTGGACGAGGCCGCATTCGCCGAGGGCGTCGAGAGCGGCCGCTTCCCGGTGTCCTGGCGCGCGCATGGCCTCGGCTATGCGCTTCCCGCCGCGACGCTCGACGCGATCGCGGCCGGCGCCGTCGTCATCTGCAATTTTTCACGCGGTGCGATCGCTGCCGCGCGCGAGCGCTTTCCCGCCGTGCGCGTGGTGGCGATCTCCGCGCCGGACGCGATCCTCGCGGCTCGCCTGATCGCGCGTGGCCGCGAGACCGAACAGGGCGTCGCCGCCCGCCTCGCCCGCGAGGCGATCTGCGCGCGCGAGATCGATCCCGACCTGACGATCGTCAACGACCGCCCGATCGAGCAGTCGGGAGGTGAACTGGTGGCGTATCTCCGGAGCCTGCGGGGGTGAGTGGGATTGGGGGGCGGGCCGGAGTTGTCCGCCGGCCCGTTCCCGAACGCTGTTCGCCCTCAACCATCATCCTGAGGTATCAGGCGAAGCCGGGCCTCGAAGGAGGGTCCAGGGAACAATTCTGCCGGCCGATCCCTAGAACCGCCGCGCCATGGTGAGGCTGCCCGCCGGCAGATCGTCCGAGATCACCTCCGCGAAGCCGAGCTTTTCGTAGAAGGCGATGGCGCGGTCGTTCTGCGGGTGGACGTCGAGATGCATGCCGGGCGAGCCGGCTGCCGCGAGCGCGTCCATCAGATGCTGGAAGCCGCGCTTGCCCCAGCCCTGGCCGCGCGCTTCGGGCAAAAAGTCGATATGGCCGTGCGAGGGGAAGGCGTGCAGCGCCGGCGGATAGGCGTAGGGCGGATGGTGGAGGCGGTGGCGCACCCAGTCACTGCCGCGCCAGAGGCTCTCGTCGGCTCCCGGATCGCGGATGCGTCGACGCAAACCCGGCAGCCAGTCGCGTTCCATCCGCCGATAGAAATCCGGCGTGTCGAGCGCGCCCATGATGTAGCCGGCGACGCCGTCCGGGCCGTCGAGCACGAAGGCGAGCTCGGGCTCGAGCACCAGATAGGGGCCGATGAACATGTGGCCGAGCGCGTCGGGATCGTCCTCGCGCGCCGTGGCGTCCTGCCCCGCGTCGCCGGTGCGCAGGCAGACCCGGTAGACGGCCGGCATATCGGCGAGGTCGGCCTTGCGCAGCCGGAACGCGCCGCTGGATACGGCCGTCATGAGTGAACTCCGTTCTTCACCTCCCTAAGGGAGAATCTTTGCAGCCCACTGTCCTCATCATCCTGAGGAGGCCTGAAGGGCCGTCTCGAAGGACGCAGAGCGATCGTGCAGCTGAAATCTTGCCCCAAGGTCGTGCGTCCTTCGAGACGGCTTGCTGCCGCAAGCCTCCTCAGGATGATTGACATCGGGGCCCGCACAACTCAAGGGTTCCAAGAGAAGCGCCGAGGCTTGAGCCTCGGCTTATTCTCGCGCCGCGCCTCAGGCGAGCGTGCGGCCGCCGTTTACCGCGAAGGTCTGGCCGGTGATGAAGTCGGCGGCTGGCGAGGCCAGGAAGGCGACGATGCCGGCGATGTCCTCCGGCACGCCCTGATGGCCGAGCGGCACCAGGCGGCGATAATCCTCGAGCTCGTCGACCGTCGTGTCGGCGTGGCGCTCGACCGGGATGAAGCCCGGCGCGACGAGGTTGACCGTGATGCTCTCCGGGCCGAGCTCGCGGGCCCAGGAGCGCGTCAGGCCGACCATGGCGGCCTTGGCGGCGACGTAGTGGCCGAAGATCGGATTGCCCATGTCGACCACTTCGGAGCCGATATTGATGACGCGGCCGGCGCGCCGCGTCCGCCAGTCGGGCAGCACCGTCTGCAACAGGAGCAGCGGCGCCTTGACGAAGAAGCGCAGCTGGTCGAGGTGGTCGTCCCAGGTCTGTTCCTCGATCGGGATCAGCGGCTGCGGGCCGGTGGCGTTGTTGACGATGAGGTCGACCGGGCCGAGCTGGCGGGTGATCTCGGCGATGCCGTGGCGGACGCTGGCCTTGTCCGTGACGTCGAACTTGAAGGCCGCGGCCTGTCCGCCGGGGCTGGTGATGGCGTCGACGACGCTGCCGGCGCCGATGTCGTCATGCGCGAAGTTGACGGCGACCGTCCAGCCGGCGCCGCCGAGCCCCTTTGCGATCGCTGCGCCAAGCCCGCGTGAAGCGCCGGTGACGAGTGCAATTCCCACGATCATCCTCCCGAAATGACGCCCGCCCTGGGATTCGTGCGGGCCGCCGCCGATCGAAGCACAGGCGGCCGGGATTGTCTCCCGACTTCTTAGCCGGGTAGGGGGCGCCTATTCGACAGTGGCCGCGACCGGCACCTCGAAGATCGTGCCGGAGACCATGTTTCGGCCGGCGGCCTTGGCGATGTAGAGCTGCTCGTCGGCGGCCCGGATCCAGGCTTCCGGCGGCGCGCCCGGGACGCAGGGCGCCGTGGCGACGCCGATCGAGACCGAGACGGTCGGCGCCGCCTCGGA
Coding sequences within:
- a CDS encoding N-acetyltransferase, with amino-acid sequence MTAVSSGAFRLRKADLADMPAVYRVCLRTGDAGQDATAREDDPDALGHMFIGPYLVLEPELAFVLDGPDGVAGYIMGALDTPDFYRRMERDWLPGLRRRIRDPGADESLWRGSDWVRHRLHHPPYAYPPALHAFPSHGHIDFLPEARGQGWGKRGFQHLMDALAAAGSPGMHLDVHPQNDRAIAFYEKLGFAEVISDDLPAGSLTMARRF
- the phnN gene encoding phosphonate metabolism protein/1,5-bisphosphokinase (PRPP-forming) PhnN, whose protein sequence is MGKGVLVAVVGPSGVGKDTLIGHARAALAEEDGFVFVRRLVTRGENAFEDHDTLDEAAFAEGVESGRFPVSWRAHGLGYALPAATLDAIAAGAVVICNFSRGAIAAARERFPAVRVVAISAPDAILAARLIARGRETEQGVAARLAREAICAREIDPDLTIVNDRPIEQSGGELVAYLRSLRG
- a CDS encoding SDR family oxidoreductase translates to MIVGIALVTGASRGLGAAIAKGLGGAGWTVAVNFAHDDIGAGSVVDAITSPGGQAAAFKFDVTDKASVRHGIAEITRQLGPVDLIVNNATGPQPLIPIEEQTWDDHLDQLRFFVKAPLLLLQTVLPDWRTRRAGRVINIGSEVVDMGNPIFGHYVAAKAAMVGLTRSWARELGPESITVNLVAPGFIPVERHADTTVDELEDYRRLVPLGHQGVPEDIAGIVAFLASPAADFITGQTFAVNGGRTLA
- a CDS encoding alpha-D-ribose 1-methylphosphonate 5-triphosphate diphosphatase, with product MTEPTEFLIENASLVLPDRVVETGWIAIAGGKIAEIGEGKAPERGLDVQGDTIVPGLVELHTDHLEAHFAPRPHVRWHALSSVMAYDAQIAAAGITTVFDSLRAGSDADSASIGTDLAQLAAAIAEARATGHLRVDHRTHLRCEIACEDVLEHVEAYAAQYPVHMMSLMDHTPGQRQFKDLETWRRYYMRKKPMSDEEVNRFVGNRLALHANNAGPNRLRLVEIAAETGAVLASHDDATIAHAEEAVENGVGLAEFPTTIEAAEALHQAGISVMMGGPNVVRGGSHSGNVAAEELARAGVLDILSSDYVPASLLMSAFELPRRIPGIDLATAIRTVTLTPARTTGLTDRGAIETGLRADLVRVHVSGGESPTPIVRQVWREGQRVS